A stretch of DNA from Paenibacillus albus:
CTAATCAGAATAGTTAACTTCTCCGGTCGCTCATTGAGCTAACATGACACGATAGCTTAATAAACATCAAGAAACGGTAGCCGGCATATGGCTGCCGTTTTTTTTAACTAACAGGCAGTTATCGGTGATAAAATCAAAGCAAGATTTACTTGTCGTGGGGTGAACATTTTGAATTATTTTACTCTTGAAAAGGTGGGTATACAGTGAAAAAAGAAATCTCTAAAAGCGAAGTAATGGAACTACTTCTCCAAGCGTGTCCATCTTATAGAAATAAGTGGAATGAATATGTTCAGGAAAATTATAAGAGTGGAGATGAACAGTTACTATATATAGATTTAGCTGATTTTGCTACTTATTTTGTTGATTTGTATAAACAAAATAAGTTAAGTGAGTTTCCAGCTGTGTTTGATGTAATTGAATTGTTGCATAGAAGCGGCGACGATTTTGTTAGAGAGGCAGCGTCAATTGGATTATTGGAGGATTTGCAAAATAGATTACTAAGTAATGAAATAAATACGAATGTCTTTGATCAATATTTGAAAAAAGAATCATTAAAATGGTGGAATTACCTTAATGATATATGGAATGGAAAAATATAGAACAACGACATTAGGCTGCACTAAGGTGGTGTTCTTTTGTTCGAAAACATCGACTTTTCACCAGGCATAGTTTTTTATGACGTTACAAATGATGCTACTTGTTTAAAAGAGGAAGACATATTTCAAGTTCGTTATGAGAACTTGCATATTGACTTAGTAATCGACTTGGGCTGGTATAGGACAAATTATGCCATTATGGTGATTAAGGATTTGGATTGGGTGGAACCCTTACTTGTTAAGAAGTGTACGGCGGTATCAGACCTTGAAGATTTAATGATTGAATGTTCCCTTTTTGTAAGAACGCTACTAAATAAGTCGCTGAACTCCCTCAGTACGATTTAGTTTTCTCACGAATGCTCGCTTATTCGCAGGATTTCACCCTCGCCAGAAATACAAAAAGATAGTAAGAGGACCATTGTTGCGGACCAGGACAACATGAAGGCGTGAGGAAATAGAGGGGGAGGCTGCTACCCCATATCCTTCCATATACTGCACGCATTCTCCACGCCGCCCCTGGAGGTTTTCACTCCCATGTCTCAACGGGTCTTTGCCCTCTCATTCCTTCGTTACGCCTGTCCAAGGGGTGGAGGCCGGTCTTGCTAACGGTACGGGTCGGTGCCCTTTGGTTCAATCGTATCCGGTACTCCGTGCTTTCTTTGAAATCCCGCGAATAAGCCAAAATTCGTATGACGAAACGGCAGAAGCTCGTTTATGCTGCTAATTGAAATGGCATCGTTTTTTGAGGATTGTAGGCTTCACGACTGCGAGCCATTCCAACAAGTATGCGAGCTAACTTGCCACACAGTTTCATAATAGACCTCATTTTCTTCATCTTCTTCACCTGGACATTATGTGCATGCAATGCTTGAAACTCCGGATTATTCATCACCAAACTCATCGTCATCATGAAGATAAATCGTCGGAGGCGAGAGCGTCCGCGTTTACTAATTTTCATTTGCCCGGTCCATTTGCCTGAGCTTGCTTCAGCGAGGTTGAGACCAGCATGGCGCAGCAGAGCATTGCCGTGAACAAAACCGCTTAAATCCCCGGCCTCGCCTAGAATACCCGCGAGCGATATGGCACTAATCCCTTTGACAGCAAGCATGGATTTAGCAAATGGAATGCGATCTAGAACGGTAAGGATCTCTGCCTCAACTGTTTTTAGTTGCTGGCAAGCAAGGTCGTACTCATCGAGCAGTTGCTTTAAGTGAAGCTTGTAAGCATGCGTAGCTTGTTTAGATCCAACAGAACGACACGCAAGTGAGATAAGTACTCGTGCCTTGCGCTCACCAGAATGCCGTTTCATAAGTGTTTTCCAGCCAGTAATGACGTCATGAGGTTGCAGCATACTCAGTTCTTCAGGCATTGGGAAAAGACGTAGAGTAGCTAACGAACCGGTGCACATTAAGCTCTTGAAAACTTGCCGCAGTTCTGGGAAAACAACGTCCACCCAGCGATGGATTTGGTTCTTGGCACTCACGAGTCTCGTTACGACTGAGTCGCGATTTGAGAGGAAGACCCGAAGTTCTTCAAAGGCTTCTGGCGTGTTGCGAATGAATGAGTAATAGCCGTTCTTAACCATGTCGGCAATGACTAATGCATCTTTTTTGTCGCTCTTAGATGGCGTATTGTCGCGGTTTTCTTTATTCTTTTTTACCAAATGTGGATTGACTAGTACCACTTCAAATTGACGCTCAGAGAGCCAGTTGGAGACGTTCAGCCAATAATGGCCAGTTGGTTCCATACCAACAATGGTAGCAGTTAGGCTATGAGCAACTTGTATCGAGTGGATCCACTGAAGCAGGCTTTGAAAGCCTTCTTCATCGTTCGAGAAGGGCAGGGGATTGCCAAGTGCGATTCCACGAAAGTTAACCGCCCGTGCGACATGTATCTGTTGAGCGATGTCGATCCCGACGACGATATGCTGAGCGGTAATTTTTTCAATGAGTTGATTTTGTTTGTCCTGCGCTTTAAACTTCATAGTAGAGCGTCCTCCTGGATGATGGGATTTTAAGGGCTATGACCCGTTGCGTACTCCCATCGTACCGAGGCGCTTTTCTTTTTCAAAGACGAAATTAATCCATCTACAGGAATGCTAACGGGGCAGTATAGTTGAAATACTAGTACAATCGCCATATACGATGCCAATGACTATTGAAGAAGGTGTTTGGAATTGAAGTACATGGAACATTTGAGGTCAAATAACGGAATCTTTCAAGAGAATATAGAAAATACCTTAGAAAAGCATCAGGCTCAACCAGTAGGGTCTGGATATATAGACATTATTAGTGACCCGATGTTAGTCGAGAGTCTAATAACTGAGCTCACAACGATTGGTATTGCCATTTACGGTGTATCATGGTGGTGTTTTTGTTCAGATGAAAATCGGGAGAGGCACGGTTGCCCTCACGGAATGGGCGGTCC
This window harbors:
- a CDS encoding DUF7674 family protein, with translation MKKEISKSEVMELLLQACPSYRNKWNEYVQENYKSGDEQLLYIDLADFATYFVDLYKQNKLSEFPAVFDVIELLHRSGDDFVREAASIGLLEDLQNRLLSNEINTNVFDQYLKKESLKWWNYLNDIWNGKI
- a CDS encoding IS110 family RNA-guided transposase, which produces MKFKAQDKQNQLIEKITAQHIVVGIDIAQQIHVARAVNFRGIALGNPLPFSNDEEGFQSLLQWIHSIQVAHSLTATIVGMEPTGHYWLNVSNWLSERQFEVVLVNPHLVKKNKENRDNTPSKSDKKDALVIADMVKNGYYSFIRNTPEAFEELRVFLSNRDSVVTRLVSAKNQIHRWVDVVFPELRQVFKSLMCTGSLATLRLFPMPEELSMLQPHDVITGWKTLMKRHSGERKARVLISLACRSVGSKQATHAYKLHLKQLLDEYDLACQQLKTVEAEILTVLDRIPFAKSMLAVKGISAISLAGILGEAGDLSGFVHGNALLRHAGLNLAEASSGKWTGQMKISKRGRSRLRRFIFMMTMSLVMNNPEFQALHAHNVQVKKMKKMRSIMKLCGKLARILVGMARSREAYNPQKTMPFQLAA